One window of the Ammospiza nelsoni isolate bAmmNel1 chromosome 17, bAmmNel1.pri, whole genome shotgun sequence genome contains the following:
- the GRAP gene encoding GRB2-related adapter protein — MESVALYSFQATEQDELPFQKGDTLKILNMEDDQNWFKAELFGREGFVPKNYIKVKPHPWYAGRISRHLAEERLLQRNHLGAFLIRDSESAPGEFSLSVSYGKQVQHFKVLRERNGKYFLWEEKFNSLNELVDFYRMTTIAKEQQIFLWDEDQTQEVRRPRFVQAQFDFSAQEGSQLPFLRGDIIEVLGCPDPNWWQGKVYGRVGLFPRSHVHPIHK, encoded by the exons ATGGAGTCCGTGGCCCTGTACAGCTTCCAGGCCACGGAGCAGGACGAGCTGCCCTTCCAGAAAGGGGACACGCTGAAG ATCCTCAACATGGAGGATGACCAGAACTGGTTCAAGGCTGAGCTGTTCGGCCGCGAGGGCTTTGTCCCCAAAAACTACATCAAGGTCAAGCCACACCC GTGGTACGCGGGCAGGATCTCCCGGCACCTGGCAGAGGAGCGGCTGCTCCAGCGCAACCACCTGGGAGCCTTCCTGATCCGCGACAGCGAGAGCGCCCCGGGCGAGTTCTCCCTCTCCGTCAG CTACGGGAAGCAGGTCCAGCACTTCAAGGTTCTCAGGGAGAGGAATGGCAAATATTTCCTCTGGGAGGAAAAGTTCAACTCCCTCAACGAGCTGGTGGATTTCTACAGGATGACCACGATCGCCAAGGAGCAGCAGATTTTCCTGTGGGATGAGGACCAGACCCAGGAG GTGAGGAGACCCCGATTTGTGCAAGCCCAGTTTGACTTCTCAGCCCAGGAGGGCTCCCAGCTGCCCTTCCTGCGTGGGGACATCATCGAGGTCCTGGGCTGCCCCGACCCCAACTGGTGGCAGGGGAAGGTCTACGGCCGTGTCGGGCTCTTCCCACGGAGCCACGTCCACCCCATCCACAAGTGA